A section of the Microtus ochrogaster isolate Prairie Vole_2 unplaced genomic scaffold, MicOch1.0 UNK69, whole genome shotgun sequence genome encodes:
- the Slc6a9 gene encoding sodium- and chloride-dependent glycine transporter 1 isoform X2 produces MVGKGAKGMLNGAVPSEATKKDQNLTRGNWGNQIEFVLTSVGYAVGLGNVWRFPYLCYRNGGGAFMFPYFIMLIFCGIPLFFMELSFGQFASQGCLGVWRISPMFKGVGYGMMVVSTYIGIYYNVVICIAFYYFFSSMTHVLPWAYCNNPWNTPDCAGVLDASNLTNSSRPTALTGNLSHLLNYTLQRTSPSEEYWRLYVLKLSDDIGNFGEVRLPLLGCLGVSWVVVFLCLIRGVKSSGKVVYFTATFPYVVLTILFVRGVTLEGAFMGIMYYLTPQWDKILEAKVWGDAASQIFYSLGCAWGGLITMASYNKFHNNCYRDSVIISITNCATSVYAGFVIFSILGFMANHLGVDVSRVADHGPGLAFVAYPEALTLLPISPLWSLLFFFMLILLGLGTQFCLLETLVTAIVDEVGNEWILQKKTYVTLGVAVAGFLLGIPLTSQAGIYWLLLMDNYAASFSLVIISCIMCVSIMYIYGHRNYFQDIQMMLGFPPPLFFQICWRFVSPAIIFFILIFTVIQYRPITYNHYQYPGWAVAIGFLMALSSVICIPLYALFQLCRTDGDTLLQRLKNATKPSRDWGPALLEHRTGRYAPTTAPSPEDGFEVQPLHPDKAQIPMVGSNGSSRLQDSRI; encoded by the exons AATGGTGCTGTGCCCAGCGAGGCCACCAAGAAGGACCAGAACCTCACACGGGGCAACTGGGGCAACCAGATTGAGTTTGTACTGACGAGCGTGGGCTATGCCGTGGGCCTGGGCAATGTCTGGCGCTTCCCATACCTCTGCTATCGCAACGGGGGAG GCGCCTTCATGTTCCCCTACTTCATCATGCTGATCTTCTGCGGGATCCCCCTCTTCTTCATGGAGCTCTCCTTCGGCCAGTTTGCAAGCCAGGGCTGCCTGGGGGTCTGGAGGATCAGCCCCATGTTCAAAG GTGTGGGCTACGGCATGATGGTGGTGTCCACGTACATCGGCATCTACTACAATGTGGTCATCTGCATCGCCTTCTACTACTTCTTCTCGTCCATGACGCACGTGCTGCCCTGGGCTTACTGCAATAACCCCTGGAACACGCCGGACTGTGCCGGGGTGCTGGATGCTTCTAACCTCACCAACAGCTCCCGACCCACTGCCCTGACCGGCAACCTCTCTCACCTGCTCAACTACACCCTGCAAAGAACCAGCCCCAGCGAGGAGTACTGGAG gCTGTATGTGCTGAAACTGTCTGATGACATTGGAAACTTTGGGGAGGTTCGGCTTCCCCTCCTAGGCTGCCTCGGCGTTTCCTGGGTGGTcgtcttcctctgcctcatccGAGGAGTCAAGTCTTCAGGGAAA GTGGTGTACTTCACGGCCACGTTCCCTTATGTGGTGCTGACCATTCTGTTCGTTCGTGGAGTGACCCTGGAAGGAGCCTTCATGGGTATCATGTACTACCTGACCCCACAGTGGGACAAGATTCTGGAGGCCAAG GTGTGGGGGGATGCCGCCTCCCAGATCTTCTATTCCCTAGGCTGCGCGTGGGGCGGGCTCATCACCATGGCCTCCTACAATAAGTTCCACAACAACTGCTACCG GGACAGTGTCATCATCAGTATCACCAACTGTGCTACCAGTGTCTATGCTGGCTTCGTCATCTTCTCTATCCTAGGCTTCATGGCCAATCACCTGGGTGTGGATGTGTCCCGAGTGGCAGACCATGGCCCTGGGCTAGCTTTTGTAGCTTACCCTGAGGCCCTCACGCTGCTTCCCATCTCCCCACTGTGGTCCCTACTCTTTTTCTTCATGCTCATCTTGCTGGGACTGGGAACTCAG TTCTGCCTCCTAGAGACCCTAGTCACTGCCATTGTGGATGAGGTGGGGAATGAGTGGATTCTGCAGAAGAAGACCTATGTGACCTTGGGAGTGGCAGTAGCTGGCTTCTTGCTGGGCATCCCCCTTACCAGCCAG GCAGGCATCTACTGGCTGCTGCTGATGGACAATTATGCAGCCAGCTTCTCCTTGGTCATCATCTCCTGCATCATGTGTGTGTCCATCATGTACATCTATG GGCACCGAAACTACTTCCAGGACATCCAGATGATGCTGGGGTTCCCAccacctctcttcttccagaTCTGTTGGCGCTTCGTCTCTCCAGCTATCATTTTT TTCATTCTAATCTTCACGGTGATCCAATACCGGCCAATCACCTACAACCACTACCAGTACCCGGGCTGGGCTGTGGCCATTGGTTTCCTCATGGCCTTGTCGTCTGTCATCTGCATCCCCCTGTACGCGCTCTTCCAGCTCTGCCGCACAGATGGGGACACACTTCTTCAG CGTTTGAAAAATGCCACAAAGCCAAGCAGAGACTGGGGCCCTGCCCTCCTGGAGCATCGGACTGGGCGCTATGCCCCCACCACAGCCCCCTCTCCTGAAGATGGGTTTGAGGTCCAGCCACTGCACCCGGACAAGGCCCAGATCCCCATGGTGGGCAGTAATGGCTCCAGCCGCCTCCAGGACTCCCGGATATGA
- the Slc6a9 gene encoding sodium- and chloride-dependent glycine transporter 1 isoform X1, which produces MSSGDTRAASACPRMAAAHGPVATPSPEQNGAVPSEATKKDQNLTRGNWGNQIEFVLTSVGYAVGLGNVWRFPYLCYRNGGGAFMFPYFIMLIFCGIPLFFMELSFGQFASQGCLGVWRISPMFKGVGYGMMVVSTYIGIYYNVVICIAFYYFFSSMTHVLPWAYCNNPWNTPDCAGVLDASNLTNSSRPTALTGNLSHLLNYTLQRTSPSEEYWRLYVLKLSDDIGNFGEVRLPLLGCLGVSWVVVFLCLIRGVKSSGKVVYFTATFPYVVLTILFVRGVTLEGAFMGIMYYLTPQWDKILEAKVWGDAASQIFYSLGCAWGGLITMASYNKFHNNCYRDSVIISITNCATSVYAGFVIFSILGFMANHLGVDVSRVADHGPGLAFVAYPEALTLLPISPLWSLLFFFMLILLGLGTQFCLLETLVTAIVDEVGNEWILQKKTYVTLGVAVAGFLLGIPLTSQAGIYWLLLMDNYAASFSLVIISCIMCVSIMYIYGHRNYFQDIQMMLGFPPPLFFQICWRFVSPAIIFFILIFTVIQYRPITYNHYQYPGWAVAIGFLMALSSVICIPLYALFQLCRTDGDTLLQRLKNATKPSRDWGPALLEHRTGRYAPTTAPSPEDGFEVQPLHPDKAQIPMVGSNGSSRLQDSRI; this is translated from the exons AATGGTGCTGTGCCCAGCGAGGCCACCAAGAAGGACCAGAACCTCACACGGGGCAACTGGGGCAACCAGATTGAGTTTGTACTGACGAGCGTGGGCTATGCCGTGGGCCTGGGCAATGTCTGGCGCTTCCCATACCTCTGCTATCGCAACGGGGGAG GCGCCTTCATGTTCCCCTACTTCATCATGCTGATCTTCTGCGGGATCCCCCTCTTCTTCATGGAGCTCTCCTTCGGCCAGTTTGCAAGCCAGGGCTGCCTGGGGGTCTGGAGGATCAGCCCCATGTTCAAAG GTGTGGGCTACGGCATGATGGTGGTGTCCACGTACATCGGCATCTACTACAATGTGGTCATCTGCATCGCCTTCTACTACTTCTTCTCGTCCATGACGCACGTGCTGCCCTGGGCTTACTGCAATAACCCCTGGAACACGCCGGACTGTGCCGGGGTGCTGGATGCTTCTAACCTCACCAACAGCTCCCGACCCACTGCCCTGACCGGCAACCTCTCTCACCTGCTCAACTACACCCTGCAAAGAACCAGCCCCAGCGAGGAGTACTGGAG gCTGTATGTGCTGAAACTGTCTGATGACATTGGAAACTTTGGGGAGGTTCGGCTTCCCCTCCTAGGCTGCCTCGGCGTTTCCTGGGTGGTcgtcttcctctgcctcatccGAGGAGTCAAGTCTTCAGGGAAA GTGGTGTACTTCACGGCCACGTTCCCTTATGTGGTGCTGACCATTCTGTTCGTTCGTGGAGTGACCCTGGAAGGAGCCTTCATGGGTATCATGTACTACCTGACCCCACAGTGGGACAAGATTCTGGAGGCCAAG GTGTGGGGGGATGCCGCCTCCCAGATCTTCTATTCCCTAGGCTGCGCGTGGGGCGGGCTCATCACCATGGCCTCCTACAATAAGTTCCACAACAACTGCTACCG GGACAGTGTCATCATCAGTATCACCAACTGTGCTACCAGTGTCTATGCTGGCTTCGTCATCTTCTCTATCCTAGGCTTCATGGCCAATCACCTGGGTGTGGATGTGTCCCGAGTGGCAGACCATGGCCCTGGGCTAGCTTTTGTAGCTTACCCTGAGGCCCTCACGCTGCTTCCCATCTCCCCACTGTGGTCCCTACTCTTTTTCTTCATGCTCATCTTGCTGGGACTGGGAACTCAG TTCTGCCTCCTAGAGACCCTAGTCACTGCCATTGTGGATGAGGTGGGGAATGAGTGGATTCTGCAGAAGAAGACCTATGTGACCTTGGGAGTGGCAGTAGCTGGCTTCTTGCTGGGCATCCCCCTTACCAGCCAG GCAGGCATCTACTGGCTGCTGCTGATGGACAATTATGCAGCCAGCTTCTCCTTGGTCATCATCTCCTGCATCATGTGTGTGTCCATCATGTACATCTATG GGCACCGAAACTACTTCCAGGACATCCAGATGATGCTGGGGTTCCCAccacctctcttcttccagaTCTGTTGGCGCTTCGTCTCTCCAGCTATCATTTTT TTCATTCTAATCTTCACGGTGATCCAATACCGGCCAATCACCTACAACCACTACCAGTACCCGGGCTGGGCTGTGGCCATTGGTTTCCTCATGGCCTTGTCGTCTGTCATCTGCATCCCCCTGTACGCGCTCTTCCAGCTCTGCCGCACAGATGGGGACACACTTCTTCAG CGTTTGAAAAATGCCACAAAGCCAAGCAGAGACTGGGGCCCTGCCCTCCTGGAGCATCGGACTGGGCGCTATGCCCCCACCACAGCCCCCTCTCCTGAAGATGGGTTTGAGGTCCAGCCACTGCACCCGGACAAGGCCCAGATCCCCATGGTGGGCAGTAATGGCTCCAGCCGCCTCCAGGACTCCCGGATATGA
- the Ccdc24 gene encoding coiled-coil domain-containing protein 24: MSRDSPALWELVEEHVPLPERPEVKRILGEAAVDLSLELREEVAMLKALLQESRSSQASGSHPMPDSPSLLAPPPLLRDIMRQELRQLLQGLRLKAVCEGRDQTQVWAQYSPRVLRFALEEPGCDSTQQEVSRMRASKPRTRMSHTEGVMLTSPVSSCPRDLSVIKDQLNVSNIDQVVRHLRSLLEEECHMLQKEISDLQHCLETEQMQACQPSKATLEPTLAEIKEQKKAMEQELQVSMGPSYVSAKHRQKPLRSIPGFRPFPCLHGYMPTPPSERCPHPQGQAITHRWRGRQLRYSYWEEPASTSVSSAASQAPT; this comes from the exons ATGTCCCGGGactccccagccctgtgggagCTGGTAGAGGAGCATGTTCCACTCCCGGAGCGGCCTGAAGTGAAGAGGATTCTGGGGGAGGCAGCGGTGGACCTGAGCCTGGAGTTGCGAGAGGAG GTGGCGATGCTAAAGGCACTGCTCCAAGAGTCTCGGTCTTCTCAAGCCTCGGGATCCCACCCCATGcctgactctccctcccttcttgcaCCACCACCCCTCCTGAGGGATATCATGCGCCAAGAACTCCGACAGTTGCTTCAAGGCCTCCGCCTTAAGGCTGTCTGTGAGGGCAG GGACCAGACTCAGGTGTGGGCCCAGTATAGTCCCAGGGTCCTTCGCTTTGCCTTGGAGGAGCCCGGGTGTGACTCAACACAACAGGAAGTATCACGGATGAGAGCCAGCAAGCCCAG GACTAGAATGAGCCACACGGAGGGGGTGATGTTAACTTCACCTGTCAGCAGCTGTCCCAGGGACCTCAGTGTCATCAAAGACCAACTGAATGTGTCTAACATTGACCAGGTTGTCAGACACCTGAG GAGCCTCCTGGAGGAGGAGTGTCACATGCTGCAGAAAGAGATCTCTGACCTGCAG CACTGTCTGGAAACGGAGCAGATGCAGGCTTGCCAGCCCTCCAAGGCCACCCTAGAGCCCACCCTGGCAG AGATAAAGGAACAGAAGAAGGCCATGGAACAGGAGCTACAGGTCTCTATGGGGCCTTCCTATGTCTCTGCCAAGCACAG GCAGAAGCCCTTGAGGTCCATTCCAGGCTTCAGACCCTTTCCTTGTCTCCATGGCTACATGCCTACACCTCCTTCGGAGCGCTGCCCCCACCCTCAAGGTCAGGCAATCACCCACCGCTGGAGAGGGCGGCAGCTTCGGTACAGCTATTGGGAAGAGCCAGCTTCCACATCAGTGTCCAGTGCGGCATCCCAGGCTCCAACCTGA